The genomic stretch TGTTctgttggagagagagggagagagagaaaacatgtgacataattaaatcacTGGCAATGCATTCAGCatcaaaattggcaagaaaataacagaattctttaaccaggggcggggctttcgccagggttgcaatctgagccctgtactcttcaatatttacatcaacgaattggccactattctagaaaaatcctcagcccctggtgttggTCTCCACAATTCAtaagttaaatgcctactcttcgtagatgacctatgcctgctgtcacccacagcatatggcctacagcagagcctggtcctgctagagcagtactgccagacctgggccctggcagtaaaccacaaaaatactaaaataatgatttttccagagaagatccagatctcagggaattagaccaaagtacTCAACTGGTACAAAACACAGAGTAccgcacacactacaattacctAGGGTTAAAAACAAGCTCACCTGGACACTACCTGGGGTTAAAAACAAGCTCACCTGGACACTACCTAGGGTTAAAAACAAGCTCACCTGAACACTACCTAGGGTTAAAAACAAGCTCACCTGGACACTGCCTAGGGTTAAAAACAAGCTCACCTGAACACTACCTAGGGTTAAAAACAAGCTCACCTGGACACTACCTAGGGTTAAAAACAAGCTCACCTGGACACTACCTAGGGTTAAAAACAAGCTCACCTGGACACTACCTAGCGTTAAAAACAAGCTCACCTGGACACTACCTAGGGTTAAAAACAAGCTCACCTGGACACTACCTAGGGTTAAAAACAAGCTCACCTGGACACTACCTAGGGTTAAAAACAAGCTCACCTGGACACTACCTAGGGTTAAAAACAAGCTCACCTGGACACTACCTAGGGTTAAAAACAAGCTCACCTGGACACTGCCTAGCGTTAAAAACAAGCTCACCTGGACACTACCTGGGGTTAAAAACAAGCTCACCTGGACACTACCTAGGGTTAAAAACAAGCTCACCTGGACACTACCTAGGGTTAAAAACAAGCTCACCTGGACACTACCTAGGGTTAAAAACAAGCTCACCTGGACACTACCTAGGGTTAAAAACAAGCTCACCTGGACACTACCTAGGGTTAAAAACAAGCTCACCTGGACACTACCTAGGGTTAAAAACAAGCTCACCTGGACACTACCTAGGGTTAAAAACAAGCTCACCTGGACACTACCTAGGGTTAAAAACAAGCTCACCTGGACACTACCTAGGGTTAAAAACAAGCTCACCTGGACACTACCTAGGGTTAAAAACAAGCTCACCTGGACACTACCTAGGGTTAAAAACAAGCTCACCTGGACACTACCTAGGGTTAAAAACAAGCTCACCTGGACACTGCCTAGGGTTAAAAACAAGCTCACCTGGACACTACCTAGGGTTAAAAACAAGCTCACCTGGACACTACCTAGGGTTAAAAACAAGCTCACCTGGACACTACCTAGGGTTAAAAACAAGCTCACCTGGACACTACCTAGGGTTAAAAACAAGCTCACCTGGACACTACCTAGGGTTAAAAACAAGCTCACCTGGACactagagagaggcagggagagagagagagaagttaaagggagACAGTCAACATTGTTCTGTTGgagggatagaagagagagaggagagaaagagagaagagagagagcgagagagcgagagagcgagagagcgagagacagagagacagagagagagaaaaggagaaagtcAAGTCAACATTGTCTAGGGAACCTCTGTGTTTAGGTTGAGTAGAGAGCTGTGTGTCTACAGAGAGCTGTCTGTATAGAGCTGTCTGTCTAGAGAGAGCTGTCTGTCTAGAGAGAGCTGTCTGTCTAGTGAGAGCTGTCTGTCTAGTGAGAGCTGTCTGTCTAGAGAGCTGTGTGTCTACAGAGAGCTGTCTGTCTAGAGAGCTGTCTGTCTAGAGAGATGTGTGTCTAGAGAGCTGTCTGTCTAGAGAGCTGTGTGAGCTGAGTGGGTGGTTACGGCTAAAGCTTATTGCCCTATTAGCTATGCTGTCATCTGGGGTGAAACTAAGCTATGCTACGCTAAGCTAACGAAGGCTATGCTAATCCTCCCAACAGTGTTACAGGGTGGAGGTAAACTAACGGAGGCTATGCTAATCTTCCCAACAGTGTTATAGGTTGAAGTTAAGCTAACGGGGCTATGCTAATCTTCCCAACAGTGTTATACGGTGGAGGTAAACTAACGGGGGCTATGCTAATCCTCCCAACAGTGTTACAGGATGGAGGTAAACTAACGGGGGCTATGCTAATCCTCCCAACAGTGTTATAGGTTGAAGCTAAGCTAACGGAGGCTATGCTAATCCTCCCAACAGTGTTACAGGATGGAGGTAAACTAACTGAGGCTAATCCTCCCAGCTGTGATACTAATGACTAGCGGATTAGCGAGATAAGGATGTCTGTGTGTAGTGTTTGTCTCAGCTGTTCCACTGACCAACAGCTGGGAGTTGAGCTGTAGCGAGGTTGTCAAGACGATGATGGAGGCTTCCCGACATTCCAGAGAGGCGGGAGTAGTAATCATGTGCTCCTGTCAATCAtctagtcaggaagttaaaaagAACAAAAGACAGGAGTTTCTCAGGGAACTTTTTACACTGTGAAGTTTTATTGGGCTTTAAGTTTGAAATACAAATATGCCAcattatgaaaaataaaaaaacaaacaggtTTCATTAAATTTGCCAAGAAACAGAGTTACATAGTAAACCAAGCAAGGCACCGCCACAACCAATCGGATTTCCCCCCCTTTGTGCTCACGGGCCAATAGCAGCGCCACGATATTAGACTAGTCAGAGGTTCAGACAGGCGAGTGTTTCATCAATACAAAGAGTTGTGCTCTTCGTCATCACGAAGACGTGtattacatcacagacacacacacggttcAGATCATCACGTTTTCTCTAGAATCCTTATTAGTATCAACCTCTGTGTTGCATCATAGCTGTGTGTTCTAGTCAGGGTACATTGAGGTCCCTGTAGCGTGTTAGaatccagaccagacagacaggcatggtTCCATGGTTCTAGCCAGTTCTAAACTCTGGTTCCATGGTTCTAGCCAGTTCTAACCAGTTCTAAACTCTGGTTCCATGGTTCTAGCCAGTTCTAACCAGTTCTAAACTCTGGTTCCATGGTTCTAGCCAGTTCTAACCAGTTCTAAACTATGGTTCTAGCCAGTTCTAACCAGTTCTCAAATATGTTTCCGTAGTTCTAGCCAGTTCTAACCCGTTCTAAACTATAGTTCTAGCCAGTTCTAAACTATGGTTCTAGCCAGTTCTAGCCTATGGTTCTAGCCAGTTCTAACCAGTTCTAAACTATGGTTCTAGCCAGTTTTAAGAGTTTGTAGACAGATGAGAAACGTTCTGTCTCTGAGATGTTTAAGAGTTCAGACAGATGAGAAACGTTCATTTAAGGCAGAGAGTAAACCTATAGCATTCCAGATGTGATCATTTCCAGTTAGGGGTTTCCAGTTTTAGCCACATACAGCCCCTATATTTAGCCCCATATACAGCCGTATAGGCCCAGGGACATTAGGAAACTACAGTGCCCTTGATACAACAGAGCCATACATTTAGATAACATGTGGCTCTGAGCGTATACAGAGCCACACATTTAGATAACATTTGGCActatgtgtgtatattgatgttttGATGTTTGAGTGTTAACTATGAGTGTTAACTGTAAAGTGTGAGTGTTAACTGTAAAGTGTATAACTGTAAAGTGTATAACTAAAGTGTGAGTGTATAACTGTAAAGTGTATAACTGTAAAGTGTGAGTgtataactgtaaagtttgaGTGTTAACTGTAAAGTGTATAACTGTAAAGTGTATTACTGTAAAGTGTATAACTAAAGTGTGAGTgtataactgtaaagtttgaGTGTTAACTGTAAAGTGTATAACTGTAAAGTGTATTACTGTAAAGTGTGAGTGTATAACTGTAAAGTGTGAGTGTTAACTGTAAAGGGTATAACTGTAAAGTGTATAACTAAAGTGTGAGTgtataactgtaaagtttgaGTGTTAACTGTAAAGTGTATTACTGTAAAGTGTGAGTGTATAACTGTAAAGGGTATAACTGTAAAGTGTATAACTAAAGTGTGAGTgtataactgtaaagtttgaGTGTTAACTGTAAAGGGTATAACTGTAAAGTGTGTTACTGTAAAGTGTGAGTGTTAACTGTAAAGTGTGAGTGTTCACTGTAAAGGGTATAACTGTAAACTGTATAACTGTAAAGTGTGAGTGTTAACTGTAAAGTGTGAGTGTTAACTGTAAACTGTATAACTGTAAAGTGTGAGTGTTAACTGTAAAGTGTGAGTGTTAACTGTAAACTGTATAACTGtaaagtgtgagtgtgagtgttaaCTGTAAAGTGTGAGTGTTAACTGTAAAGTGTATAACTGTAAAGTGTATAACTGTAAAGTGTATAACTGTAATGTGTGAGTGTTAACTGTAGTGTGAGTGTTAACTGTAAAGTGTATAACTGTAAAGTGTGAGTGTTAACTGTAAAGTGTGAGTGTTAACTGTAAAGTGTATAACTGTAAAGTGTGAAGTCTATAACTGTAAAGTGTATAACTGTAAAGTGTATAACTGTAAAGTGTATAACTGTAAAGTGTGAGTGTTAACTGTAAAGTGTGAGTGTTAACTGTAAAGTGTATAACTGTAAAGTGTATAACTGTAAAGTGtgagtgctaactgtaaagtgtGAGTGTTAACTGTAAAGTGTATAACTGTAAAGTGTGAGTGTTAACTGTAAAGTGTGAGTGTTAACTGTAAAGTGTATAACTGTAAAGTGTGAGTGTTAACTGTGAAGTCTATAACTGTAAAGTGTATAACTGTAAAGTGTGAGTCTTTTCattttgaaatataattttaCAAAAACAACATGTGTAAACAAAGACCATGAACACCAATGACATCACACCTgctcagacccacatgttcccactGCTACTATACACATCACATatgtctcccccctcccctcccccccatcCTTCCTTCCCTGGAACATTCCGGTGCTTGTAGAACTCTATGAAATATGGCCTCAAATTACACTGTTGAATGTTTCTCCGTAACACGTTTTCCATATTTAAATAAACATTTGGATTCATCCACTGTTGAATGTTTCTCCGTAGCCCACACGTTTTCCATATTTAAATAAACATTTGGATTCATCCACTGTTGTAATGATGGAGAATCATTTGATTTCCAGTTTTTTTTAAGTCAACGTTTTTTTTCTAAATCATTGACGAGAAAAGTATGGGTCCCCCCCCTAATTGGGTCTCTCATTACACCCTCTCATATGTCATCTcttgaaatatacagacagacggattaaaaggaagtttacattgtaatacttctgacagccaacgttctaactccgcccataactttatgACGTCATAACTTTCCCAGAatgcatggattattgagtcattgttagttttacacttaagacatgactctgccgttgtgctgtagaagaaatatataaactattggaaccaagacttaaaaaaGAACTGATGTTGACACAAGATGGAAGGAAAGTTGTAACATAACACAATTACAGTTGAAGAAAATGTGaacttaatccagtataaactaatgtatagaatGTATTGGCTCTCTGCAAGGTTTAGTACACTACCGGTCAGAGGTTTTACCGGTCAGAGGTTTTACCGGTCAGAGGTTTTACCGGTCAGAGGTTttacaacacctactcattcaagggtttttctttatttttactattttctacaggctactttgaagaatctcaaatataaaatatttgttttgatctgtttaccacttttttggttactacatgattccatatgtgttatttcactattctccactattattctacaatgtagaaaatagtaaaaataaagacaaacccttgaatgagaagatgtgtccaaacttttgaccggtagtgtacatcttCCATATCATATGAACATCGttttctgactcaaataagattctctctgatgtccaaaatattttaaaaaatcgaCATTTGATgaaataaactttttttttaaagttgcaTGTTTAAATTGTAATTGCTTTTTCAAAAATTGTTTCATGAAAAcgcctttagttttccatgtggaccaACGTATCCGTGAATTgtgaaaagctatccaaggattgttccatagGGTTTCTGTTTCTACGGATATTTGGTTCTTTTGAAGATTCCGTTTCATtttcttccatattgttatagtgttctaaaACTATGACGTCGTTAATGTTCGTATCTTTATCCTCTGAAAACAGACACGTTAAAAGACTCTAGAGATGTGCGTCTTCATTATGGAGccattgttcctctttagtgcatttaactACATGTCACAAGTAAAAGCCCTGGGTGGTGAGTTGATACAAGTCCaagtctggaaggttaaaaccacccccagactcaggGAGGTTAAAAACCACCCTCAGATTCAGGAAGGTTAAAAACCACCCTCAGATTCAGGAAGGTtaaaaaccaccctcagactcaggaaggttaaaaccaccctcagactcaggaagggtaaaaccaccctcagactcaggaaggttaaaaaccaccctcagactcaggaaggttaaaaccaccctcagactcaggaaggttaaaacccaccctcagactcaggaaggttaaaacccaccctcagactcaggaagggtAAAACCACCCTCACACTCAGGAAgggtaaaaccaccctcagactcaggaagggtaaaaccaccctcagactcaggaaggttaaaaccaccccagactcaggaaggttaaaaccaccctcagactcaggaaggttaaaaccaccctcagactcaggaaggttaaaaccaccctcagactcaggaaggttaaaccaccctcagactcaggaaggttaaacccaccctcagactcaggaaggtttaaaccaccctcagactcaggaaggtctGAAACGTTCCTTTTTATTCTATACATTCTATATGCCCATATAAAGTCATAACAGACGGAGTCTACTTATTTAAAGGATTTCTACGGTGGGGTAATTGATGTCACCCAGAATGATGTATGTCAACTTTATAGGGTGGTCAGTACTGCCAGAGTGTGGCGTTGTCCACCCCCTCAGCGTTGGCCTTCAGAACCCCGGCGTGGTCCCCTTTAAGGTACCGCCCCCCCGGCGCCCGCACCGCCATCTTGTTGTAGTCACacagctcaaacaggaagtaggTGGGCGTGTCCCCGCTGCACACCACTGCGGACTCCTCTCCCACGCACCAGAACTTCCCCTGTGAatctagagaggagggagaacggAGATTTATTGtagatttataccaaaacattaggaacaccttcctcatattgagttgcacctctcTTTTGttcccagaacagcctcaatttggaGCGGCAGTTTTTCCCCCCCTGTGAGCGCGGACTGGTTTTTAGCCCGAGCagtaggaaaggacatggagcgATGCAGCAGATTATGAGCGATGAACTCAGCTCACATGATCTGCTGGGCACTGGAATTATAAGTTTACTTACACCCAAAAAATTGAATATTTAACAAAAAAATTCCAGACCTTGAAAGTGGTCTACTGATGTGATTTAAGCTGTTGTGAACTTAGAGCATAAAATAAACATGTTTTATTAATAGAAAAAGTGTGATTTTGACGACGAAAACCTGAAAAAGGGGAAAACGGAAACCTCCGAAAACTAAAACGAAGAAAACGGAAtttgggagaaaaaaaaactaaaacggACTGAGGcaacaaataaaatatattttcctcggaggctgtaggctccatcagggccctgtgtaggtgtgtgtgtgtacctcggaggctgtaggctccatcggggccctgtgtaggtgtgtgtgtgtacctcggaggctgtaggctccatcggggccctgtgtaggtgtgtgtgtgtacctcggaggctgtaggctccatcaaggccctgtgtaggtgtgtgtgtgtacctcggaggctgtaggctccatcggggccctgtgtaggtgtgtgtgtgtacctcggaggctgtaggctccatcggggccctgtgtaggtgtgtgtgtgtacctcggaggctgtaggctccatcggggccctgtgtaggtgtgtgtgtgtacctcggaggctgtaggctccatcggggccctgtgtaggtgtgtgtgtgtacctcggaggctgtaggctccatcggggccctgtgtaggtgtgtgtgtgtacctcggaggctgtaggctccatcggggccctgtgtaggtgtgtgtgtgtacctcggaggctgtaggctccatcggggccctgtgtaggtgtgtgtgtgtacctcggaggctgtaggctccgtcggggccctgtgtaggtgtgtgtgtacctcggaggctgtaggctccatcggggccctgtgtaggtgtgtgtgtgtacctcggaggctgtaggctccatcggggccctgtgtaggtgtgtgtgtgtacctcggaggctgtaggctccatcggggccctgtgtaggtgtgtgtgtgtacctcggaggctgtaggctccatcggggccctgtgtaggtgtgtgtgtgtacctcggaggctgtaggctccatcggggccctgtgtaggtgtgtgtgtgtacctcggaggctgtaggctccatcggggccctgtgtaggtgtgtgtgtgtacctcggaggctgtaggctccatcggggccctgtgtaggtgtgtgtgtgtacctcggaggctgtaggctccatcggggccctgtgtaggtgtgtgtgtgtacctcggaggctgtaggctccatcggggccctgtgtaggtgtgtgtgtgtacctcggaggctgtaggctccatcggggccctgtgtaggtgtgtgtgtgtacctcggaggctgtaggctccatcggggccctgtgtaggtgtgtgtgtgtacctcggaggctgtaggctccatcggggccctgtgtaggtgtgtgtgtgtacctcggaggctgtaggctccatcggggccctgtgtaggtgtgtgtgtgtacctcggaggctgtaggctccatcggggccctgtgtaggtgtgtgtgtgtacctcggaggctgtaggctccatcggggccctgtgtaggtgtgtgtgtgtacctcggaggctgtaggctccatcggggccctgtgtaggtgtgtgtgtgtacctcggaggctgtaggctccatcggggccctgtgtaggtgtgtgtgtgtacctcggaggctgtaggctccatcggggccctgtgtaggtgtgtgtgtgtacctcggaggctgtaggctccatcggggccctgtgtaggtgtgtgtgtgtacctcggaggctgtaggctccatcggggccctgtgtaggtgtgtgtgtgtacctcggaggctgtaggctccatcggggccctgtgtaggtgtgtgtgtgtacctcggaggctgtaggctccatcggggccctgtgtaggtgtgtgtgtgtacctcggaggctgtaggctccatcggggccctgtgtaggtgtgtgtgtgtacctcggaggctgtaggctccatcggggccctgtgtaggtgtgtgtgtgtacctcggaggctgtaggctccatcggggccctgtgtaggtgtgtgtgtgtacctcggaggctgtaggctccatcggggccctgtgtaggtgtgtgtgtgtacctcggaggctgtaggctccatcggggccctgtgtaggtgtgtgtgtgtacctcggaggctgtaggctccatcggggccctgtgtaggtgtgtgtgtgtacctcggaggctgtaggctccatcggggccctgtgtaggtgtgtgtgtgtacctc from Salvelinus fontinalis isolate EN_2023a unplaced genomic scaffold, ASM2944872v1 scaffold_0875, whole genome shotgun sequence encodes the following:
- the LOC129847572 gene encoding mucin-6-like isoform X1 → MEPTASEVHTHTYTGPRWSLQPPRYTHTPTQGPDGAYSLRGTHTHLHRAPMEPTASEVHTHTYTGPRWSLQPPRYTHTPTQGPDGAYSLRGTHTHLHRAPMEPTASEVHTHTYTGPRWSLQPPRYTHTPTQGPDGAYSLRGTHTHLHRAPMEPTASEVHTHTYTGPRWSLQPPRYTHTPTQGPDGAYSLRGTHTHLHRAPMEPTASEVHTHTYTGPRWSLQPPRYTHTPTQGPDGAYSLRGTHTHLHRAPMEPTASEVHTHTYTGPRWSLQPPRYTHTPTQGPDGAYSLRGTHTHLHRAPMEPTASEVHTHTYTGPRWSLQPPRYTHTPTQGPDGAYSLRGTHTHLHRAPMEPTASEVHTHTYTGPRWSLQPPRYTHTPTQGPDGAYSLRGTHTHLHRAPMEPTASEVHTHTYTGPRWSLQPPRYTHTPTQGPDGAYSLRGTHTHLHRAPMEPTASEVHTHTYTGPRWSLQPPRYTHTPTQGPDGAYSLRGTHTPTQGPDGAYSLRDSQGKFWCVGEESAVVCSGDTPTYFLFELCDYNKMAVRAPGGRYLKGDHAGVLKANAEGVDNATLWQY